Proteins found in one Strix aluco isolate bStrAlu1 chromosome 29, bStrAlu1.hap1, whole genome shotgun sequence genomic segment:
- the NFILZ gene encoding NFIL3 like protein: MENFMAPLSTISELALQQSKAKLLHSKVSGPSRRKREFMPDEKKDNMYWEKRRKNNEAAKRSREKRRLNDFAMESQLAALSEENAILRTELLSLKLRFGLISPDTSTHQGHSLQDFLGVYFRGHRAASPLLETDPFAGESCFFTAKSFVPKVLDPADFSCKTFDPSRNIIGCDSKPAPMDTPGLQQPKRLDASFRSTACSPFLSYHCPDKYAFHLPLSGSACFLCPSPSPAEVSKESSTTVSDEDDEQEVPKTSLPPCSLPCPSEDPLKGRNYAALPHKLRIKTKALSGLEESGLDSH, from the coding sequence ATGGAAAACTTCATGGCACCGCTAAGCACCATCAGTGAGCTTGCGCTTCAGCAGAGCAAGGCTAAGCTCCTCCACAGCAAGGTGAGCGGTCCCTCCCGGCGCAAGCGGGAGTTCATGCCGGATGAGAAGAAGGACAACATGTACTGGGAGAAGCGACGCAAGAACAACGAGGCGGCCAAGCGCTCACGGGAGAAGAGGCGCCTCAATGACTTCGCCATGGAGAGCCAGCTGGCTGCTCTCAGCGAGGAGAATGCCATCCTCAGGACAGAGCTGCTGTCCCTGAAACTGCGCTTTGGGCTTATCAGCCCAGACACCAGCACCCACCAGGGCCACTCCCTCCAGGACTTCCTGGGAGTTTATTTCAGAGGGCACAGAGCAGCCTCTCCACTTCTTGAAACAGACCCCTTTGCTGGGGAGTCCTGCTTCTTCACAGCGAAGAGCTTTGTGCCGAAGGTGCTGGACCCAGCTGACTTTTCCTGCAAAACCTTTGATCCATCCAGAAACATCATTGGCTGTGACTCAAAGCCAGCTCCCATGGACACACCTGGCCTTCAACAGCCAAAGAGGCTTGATGCATCCTTCAGATCCACAGCTTGCTCTCCATTCCTCAGTTACCACTGCCCAGACAAATACGCTTTCCATTTGCCTTTGTCAGGTAGTGCCTGCTTCTTGTGCCCTTCCCCCAGTCCTGCCGAGGTGAGCAAAGAAAGCAGCACAACTGTCTCAGATGAAGATGATGAGCAAGAAGTGCCCAAAACTTCTCTACCCCCatgcagcctgccctgcccttcagAAGATCCTTTGAAGGGCCGAAACTATGCTGCCCTACCTCACAAGCTCCGGATTAAGACCAAAGCCCTCAGCGGCTTGGAAGAGAGTGGCCTGGACTCCCACTGA